AAATCCCCTTTCGTCCCTGTCGACAATTTGATTATATTACATGTTATTTCTACTGTCAACATCACGTCAGGTTTTCTTACATGAAAATTATTTTGTTTTTTCACACATTTCTCTCTTTTCCCTAACTTTGATTTTTTATTCATCTTTTTTTAATTTTATTCATTTAATTATGACACCCTCAGATCATAAAGAAAAAACACCCGCAGTGCAAACGGGTGTCTATCTTTGATTTATTTAATTAGATCCTGTGCAATCAGGGATTGAAGGGCACGGCTGACAGCAATTTTCACATGCTCATACGTTAAGCCTCCCTGAACATATGCTGCGTAAGGCGGACGCAGCGGCCCGTCAGCTGACAGTTCAATAGAAGACCCCTGGATAAAAGTACCTGCTGCCATGATCACATCATCCTCATATCCCGGCATATAATCCGCCTGAGGGGCAAATTGAGCATTTACCGGGGATGCGGCTTGGATTGCCTGACAAAACGCAATCATTCTCTCGCGGTCCCCAAACTCCACAGCCTGAATTAAATCTGTTCTGACTTCATTCCACGATGGTGTTGTTGTCATACCTGCTTCCTCCAACAGCGCAGATGTAAAAACAGCTCCTTTGAGTGCCTGGCTGACGACGTGCGGTGCGAGGAAAAACCCCTGATACATTTCCTGAAGCGAGTAAAGACTCGCACCTGCTTCAGCCCCGATCCCGGGAGACGTCATGCGGTAAGAACATTGCTTAATCAGCTCATTTGTGCCGGCAAGGTAACCGCCTGTTTTGGCAAGTCCGCCTCCCGGGTTTTTAATCAATGAACCTGCAATCAGATCTGCACCGGCAGCGCACGGCTCCTCTGTTTCCACAAATTCTCCGTAACAATTGTCTACAAATATCACTACATCCGGGTATGCCTCTTTAATCTGACTGACCGCTTCTCTTATATCCTCTATTGTAAATGACGGCCTTACCGCATAACCTTTAGATCGCTGGATCCCGATCATTTTCGTTTCAGGACGGATGCTTGTCACCACTTTTTCAAGATCAATCTTCCCATCAGACGTCAAGTCAACCTGGTTATAATGAATGCCAAAATCTTTTAGAGAACCGTTATCCGTCCCCCTGATACCAATAATTTCTTCCAGGGTATCATACGGTTTCCCCGTGATATAAAGCAGTTCATCACCAGGGCGCAACACACCAAACAGCGCGATGCTGATGGCGTGCGTTCCTGAAATAATCTGAGGACGAACAAGGGCTGCGTCTGCACCGAACACATCAGCGAATACTGCTTCCAAAGCACCTCTCCCCTGATCATCGTATCCATATCCGGTAGTCGGTATAAAATGACTGTCACTGATTTTATTTTTCAAAAAAGCATTCAGCACTTTTTCCTGATTGTGTTCAGCACGTTTTTCAATTGCGAGATGGACCGGGCTGATTTTTTCCTCAGCGTTTCTGATCCACTTTTCAAGTTGTGGTGCAAAATCTGTTTTAAACATCATCTAAACTCCTATTTTTTAATTTCAGAAAGAACAGGATGTTCAGGTGTAATATATCCCTTCACACGGTATGTTTCATCCTGTTCATTAAAGGTTAATTCTTCAATCAGACTTTCCGTTTTCAGGATAGACAGAATTCTGCCACGGTCTGATGCAATTCTGACTGAATAGGAAGACAGCTGTTCTTTCATCTGTATCTCCATTT
The nucleotide sequence above comes from Jeotgalibacillus aurantiacus. Encoded proteins:
- a CDS encoding methionine gamma-lyase family protein, with the protein product MMFKTDFAPQLEKWIRNAEEKISPVHLAIEKRAEHNQEKVLNAFLKNKISDSHFIPTTGYGYDDQGRGALEAVFADVFGADAALVRPQIISGTHAISIALFGVLRPGDELLYITGKPYDTLEEIIGIRGTDNGSLKDFGIHYNQVDLTSDGKIDLEKVVTSIRPETKMIGIQRSKGYAVRPSFTIEDIREAVSQIKEAYPDVVIFVDNCYGEFVETEEPCAAGADLIAGSLIKNPGGGLAKTGGYLAGTNELIKQCSYRMTSPGIGAEAGASLYSLQEMYQGFFLAPHVVSQALKGAVFTSALLEEAGMTTTPSWNEVRTDLIQAVEFGDRERMIAFCQAIQAASPVNAQFAPQADYMPGYEDDVIMAAGTFIQGSSIELSADGPLRPPYAAYVQGGLTYEHVKIAVSRALQSLIAQDLIK